DNA from Chloroflexi bacterium ADurb.Bin180:
TGTCTGATAGCCCGACTGGGTCAAGCTCTCCCACCCACTGGACCAATTCGTGTAACCGCCACCCCAAGTGGGCATATATCCAGCAAGGCTCGGTGTGCTGTCAGCCCAACTGTCGAAGCTATCGGCCCAACTGTCGAAACTCTCGGCCCAACTGTCGAAACTCTCGACCCAACCCTCACACATCACCGGACGGGTCTCCACTGCCGTGCTGTCAGCCCAACTGTCAAAGCTATCCGCCCAGCTATCAAAGCTGTCGGCCCAGCTATCAAAGCTGTCAGCCCAACTGTCGAAGCTGTCAGCCGAACTGTCGAAGTCTTCAGCCCAACCATAAAAGCTGCTCGGCTCGCTGGAACCGTCAGGGTCAGCCGCCCAACTGCGAAAGCCGTCAGCCCAGCTGTCAAAGCTGTCTGTGTCGACGCTGCACACGCTCGCCCAGTGACCGAAACCATCTGCCCAGCTATCGAAGCTGTCAGCCCAACTGTCAAAACTCGTACCCCAGGTCAGATAGCCGCCTTCCCAGGTGCTAAAACCGCCTGTCCAGGCAGAGAGCCCGCCTGTCATCGACTCCATCCCAGCGATCCAGCCGGTATAGCCGTCAGCCCAACTGTCAAAGCTGCCAAGCCACGCATTGCAGAATTCGCTCGAGGCGTTACCGTCTGCCCAACTGTCGAAGCTGTCTGCCCAACTGTCAAAACTATCTGCCCAACTGTCGAACGAGTCGGCGAAAGCTACTGCATCCGCCCAACTGTCGAAGCTGTCAGCCCAGCTGTCGAAGCTATCGGCCCAACTGTCAAAGCTATCGGCCCAGCTATCGAAGGAGCCCGATTCCGGAACACAGGTTGACTCCCAGTAGGTATAGCTGTCAGCCCAACTATCGAAGCTGTCAGCCCAGCTGTCAAAACTATCCGCCCAGCTATCGAAACTGTCAGCCCAGCTGTCAAAGCTATCTGCCCAGCTGTCAAAACTGCCCGCCCAGTTGCTATCTCCACCCACCCAGCCATCTGCCCAACTATCGAAGCTGCCATCCCAGATCGTGTAGTCATCAATGATGTCGTTGAACCCACCGCCAACGATCTCAAAAGCGCCAGACTCGGGATTGTAGGTCGTCCATCCCTGATAGTGCTGGTCGCCGTTCAGATCACCCGCGAGGTTGAGACCCTGGTTTGCTGCCCCCTTGAGATCAGTGAGCACTGCATCCGCAGCCCAGACTCGACCCGCGCCCTGCTGCCAGATACTATAGGCCGCTGTTGGCCGGCCATCGATTTCTGCAAGCTGAGGGCGCGCGGTCTGGGTGATCCGGTACTTGACCTGATCGGGGCTGAGTTCACCGTGCTCACTTAGTACGAGCGCGGCG
Protein-coding regions in this window:
- the aprX_2 gene encoding Serine protease AprX; protein product: MEATKVVGRIFLAFAVVSVLLTSALFQPVALASSVPEIRVIVQGSATGEAEAAVLAVGGWVESDISAIDAVVANLPAHRLDELSADGRVVRVTSDRPVELATSRDHRDSLEGPVDVEFAMPAGIEEVWATGNRGAGVTVAIVDTGVDPRLPELRTDPPGRASRFLAYYDAIGDKLYEHPHLLKSPGDPNGHGSHVAGIIANGSYEASDSQYRGVAPSANIVAIRVLNEDGVGSYSDVLRGIQWAIEHREQYGIRVMNISMYAIPVAPYWADPYSLIVMAAWQAGITVVASAGNTGPAPMSIGVPGNTPYVITVGAFTDHRTPSDFSDDYIPEFSAAGPTLDAFVKPDVVAPGAHIVSLMRPNTTLREAQSGNSVNGQYFEMSGSSMSTAVVSGIAALVLSEHGELSPDQVKYRITQTARPQLAEIDGRPTAAYSIWQQGAGRVWAADAVLTDLKGAANQGLNLAGDLNGDQHYQGWTTYNPESGAFEIVGGGFNDIIDDYTIWDGSFDSWADGWVGGDSNWAGSFDSWADSFDSWADSFDSWADSFDSWADSFDSWADSYTYWESTCVPESGSFDSWADSFDSWADSFDSWADSFDSWADAVAFADSFDSWADSFDSWADSFDSWADGNASSEFCNAWLGSFDSWADGYTGWIAGMESMTGGLSAWTGGFSTWEGGYLTWGTSFDSWADSFDSWADGFGHWASVCSVDTDSFDSWADGFRSWAADPDGSSEPSSFYGWAEDFDSSADSFDSWADSFDSWADSFDSWADSFDSWADSTAVETRPVMCEGWVESFDSWAESFDSWADSFDSWADSTPSLAGYMPTWGGGYTNWSSGWESLTQSGYQTTYGDPGFAESFANTTQTITETPEVAINLWVDLD